The segment GGCATAAAACCCCCGCACCACAGGCTCTTCCCCTCTGATGAAGGCTTCAACACCCTGTACATTTCTAAAAAGAGCCAGGCCTTCTGCAGGGTGATTTCTTACGAATTCGGTCCATAACTGAATGATATCCATAGCAGTGATACTCTGACCGGCACCATTAAGCAGCCGTCCGCTTAATTGTAGCTCCACTCTTCTGAAGGAAGAATCAGTAACGGTGAATAGAGCCTCTTTTTCATCGGTAGATTCAAAAGGATGGGGATTGGTCAGTTCTGAGAATGTATTGTCAAAAAAACCTCTTTGTGAATAGAAGGTCACAAAGCCACCCTTACGGGGTTGAGGCAATGGCTCAAACTCTGCACTATCAAGCATCTCGACAATCTCTTCTGAATAAATAAACTCTTCAAAGATCGACTCCTCAACAGGCCTGAACCCCAACTCTCTGTCCTCTTCATCTTCACTGATCGTTTCCACCGGCAACATTTTTATGGATACATACCCTTCACCCGAATCGATGTGAGCAGAAGTGTAGGTATAGTTTTGAAGAAAATTTTGGAATGCACTGATAAATCTATCCCGGTCACCATCACTGTGGAATCTAACAACATAGGACAGGGTATCTGCGTCTGTTTTAACCACTTCAGGTGTACGGGGAGTAGCGGAAAGCGGAGCCCTTGTCTGACCCTGGTGAGCTGACATACATGAAACCATTAAAAATGAAACAACGACTAAAAGATATACCTTTAAATGGGACATAAACACTCTATTCCTTTTAAGTTTTCGGTGAGAGATAGAAAAATAACTGCTATGTCACATTGAATTCAATAAATGTTTGTTTTAAAACAGATAACGATGTAAAATGGAGAGTTTTTTCAGGAATGAGAAGAGAATGAGGAAAGCCCTCATTCTACTGTGCACTTTGCTTACATGCATCTACTGCCTGTTGGCACTGATTTCTATAGGTCTGAAGAATTACTTTAGACTCATCCTGCTCATCACCAGAGAGGGTAGAGTAGGTATGTTCAAACTCAGCTGCTTCATTGCAAATATATTCCATATATTCACACTGATAGGTATCGGGAAGATCGTTGGTATTTATGTAAGAGGTTCTACCACCACATCCCAGACCAACCAAGAGCAGCGTAATAATAACGCCAGAAAAAACGAGAGTCGTGAGCGGTCGAATAGCATTTCTTTGCATACTAACTCCTTGATTTCAAAACCTGCATAGTTGGAGAGCTTTTAAGCCTGCTCAATGCTTTGGACTTAATCTGCCTTACGCGTTCGCGGGTGATATTAAACCTTCTCCCAATTTCATCAAGCGTGAAAGCAGCCTCATGCCCTATACCGAAATATAATTTAATGATCTCCCGTTCGCGCTCAGTAAGTGTATCAAGCATTCTTCTGATTTCTTCATTTAATGAGAGCGCCTGGATTTTATCTTCAGGACTGTTTCCTTCAAGCTGGTTGCCGAGCAGATCAAGTAGTGTAGAGCCATCATTATCCCTGACCGGAGCATCAAGAGAGATATGACGGTTTGCGATAGAGATGGTTTCCCGAACAGCAGTTTCGCTTATCGATAGCTCCCTGGCAATTTCTTCGATATCAGGTACTCTGTTAAAACGCTGTTCGAGTTCAATCTGAGTCTTATTTATCTTATGGATCGCTCCAGCCCTGTTCAGTGGAAGGCGCATAATCCTTGAATGCTCAGCCAAAGACTGTAATATAGCCTGGCGTATCCACCAAACGGCATAACTAATGAAGCGAAAATTTTTCTTTTCATCAAATCTGCGCGCAGCACGGACTAAACCCATATTACCCTCATTAATCAAATCACAGAGGGATAATCCCTGGTTCTGATAATTTCGGGCAACACTCACAACAAATCGCAAATTAGCTTTTACAAGTTGATCGAGTGCAGTCTGCTCACCTTTTTTGATTTTGGCAGCCAATTCGGCTTCCTTTTCGGAACTCAATGGCTGAAGTCTGCCTATCTCTTTTAAATAATGAGCGAGACTACTCTCTTCTGCTGTAGGAAGAATCGGTTTATTCACAGTGCATCCGGGGTTGCGGAGAACGTTACATTCTATTATACTTATTTTTGAATCATTATAATATAGGTCTTATTTGCTCTATTTCCAACAACTTTCGTGTCCAATACACCACTTGAGGACAATATTGTGCTATTACAGGCACTACAGGGGCCTTAAAGGAAGGCATTTCGAATACTTTTGGAAGATAAGTGTTTTTGGGGCACACGACCCATATTTGTTACAAGTACGCCACAGACTATACTACAACCATAAGTGGTAGAGCGATGGTGTCAAAAACTCCATCCCGAAATGATAAAATGGGCGGTCTATAGTTAGCAGCTTAAATGTGTATTCTATTATTACTTTGAAGCCGCTTTTTCATACTTTTTCTTCTCAGGATCCTCCAAACCCATGACTTCATGGTAAAAATCAACCAGTGTCAGGTATGATATTTCCTTAAACATATACCCACTTGTTCTGATTGAAAAGATTTCTTTGTTTAGTCTGGTATCATGGAGAGTAAATAGTGTTAAAGAAGGGCGACACCCCTCTTGAAGAATACAATCCCCTCTTTTTAATGTAACATGCTCAATTAGATGCTCAGAAATAACACGCTTTGTACGGCCACTACGAAGAACAATCTTCTGCTTTTCCGGTAGTAATAAAACTTGGGGCAATACTATGATTTCGCCCATAACTGTACAATATGAGAAGCAACCAAAAAGTATGGCTGCAGAAGCGATTATGACTAAAGGAACATAATCACTTCTTTCTCCTGTTATGTACTCTGGAAATACGTGCACAAGAACATAAGATGCTAACACAAATAGAGGTAACGAAAGGAATAAGGTATATGGTATACCTTTGGGGGCGGTAATAGCTACCCCCTCATCATATTGCCTGATTACGGGACGAATATTTTTCGGTATTTCAATCATCTATTCTGCCTTTCTGTTTAGATACGTTAAATACTCTTGCAGATTGTTCTCCAATTCACTGATAGGCTGAGAATTATTTCCTCTTGTGCCCCATGGTGAGTTCACCAGAAAATTAGTAACTTCATTGTCGGCTAAGGAACCGAGCCAAAAACAGAAAGGGTTTAAAACAGTGCAAAGACTATCGTTTTTTGTACACAACTCTCGAGTAGACCACAGACTTTTTCTGATCCCACCAATAGAGTACGCGTGCCAAAACTCATCCCCAAAAGACCAAAAGGCAGGTATAGTTAGCAGCTTAAATGTGTACTCTATTATTACTTTGAAGCCGCTTTTCCATACTTTTTCTTCTCAGGATCCTCCAACCCCATGACTTCATGATAAAAATCAACCAGTGTTGGATGTGAAATATCCTTAAACACATACCCCGTTGTTCTGATTGATATGATATCTTTTTTTAACCTGGTATCATGGAGTGTAAAGAGTACTAAGGAAGGGCGTCCCAAACCTTGAACGATACAATCCCCTCTTTTTAATGTAACATGTTCAATTAGATGCTCAGAAATAACCCTCTTTGTACGGCCACTACGAAGAACAATCTTCTGCTTTTCCGGTAGTAATAAAGCTTGGGGCAATACTATGATTTCGCCCATAATTGTACAATATGAGAAGTAACCAAAAAGTATGGCTGCAGAAGCTATTATGACTAAAGATACATAATCATTACTTTCTCCTGTCAAATACTCCGGAAAAATGTGCACAAGAACATAAGATGCTAACACAAATAGAGGTAACGAAAGGAACAATGTATATGGTATACCTTTGGGGGCGGTAATAGCTACCCCCTCATCATACTGCCTGATCACGGAACGGATATTCTTTGAAATTTCAATCATTTATTCTGCCTTTGTGTTTAGATACGTAATATACTCTTCCAAGTTTTTCTCCAAATCACTGATCGACTGCGACTGACTTCCTCTTGTACCCCATGGTGAATTCACCAGAAAATTAGTAACTTCATTGTCGGCTAAGGAACCCACCCAAAAAACAGAAAGGGGTTTATAACAGTGCAAAGAGTATCGTTTTTGGCACACAACTCATGAATAGACCACAGACTATTTCTGAGTTGTGTGCCACCAGTAAGCAGAGTACGTATGCCAAAAATCATCCCCAAAAGACCAAAAGGCGGTCTATAGTTAGCAGCTTAAATGTGTATTCTATTATTACTTTGAAGCCGCTTTTTCATACTTTTTCTTCTCAGGATCCTCCAACCCCATGACTTCATAATAAAAATCAACCAGTGTCAGGTATGATATTTCCTTAAACATATACCCACTTGTTCTGATTGAAAAGATTTCTTTGTTTAGTCTGGTATCATGGAGAGTAAATAGTGTTAAAGAGGGGCGGCACCCCTCTTGAAGAATACAATCCCCTCTTTTTAATGTAACATGCTCAATTAGATGCTCAGAAATAACACGCTTTGTACGGCCACTACGAAGAACAATCTTCTGCTTTTCCGGTAGTAATAAAACTTGGGGTAATACTATAATTTCACCCATAATTGTACAATGTGAGAAGTAACCAAAAAGTATTGCAGCAGAAGCTATTATGATTAAAGACACATAATCATTACTTTCTCCTGTCAAATACTCCGGAAAAATGTGCACAAGAACATAAGATGCTAACACAAATAGAGGTAACGAAAGGAACAATGTATATGGTATACCTTTGGGAGCAATAATAGCTACCCCCTCATCATACTGCCTGATCACGGAACGGATATTATTAGGAATGTCAATCATTTATTCTGCCTTTCTGTTTAGATACGTTATATACTCTTGCAGATTGTTCTCCAATTCACTGATCGGCAGCGAATTATTTCCTCTTGTACCCCATGGTGAATTCACCAGAAAATTTGTAACTTCATTATCGGCTAAAGAACCGAGCCAAAAGCTACCACCGGCCCCGATTACCATACCGGTAACTACAAGTCCCAATCCCACTGGCGCTGTAAGAGGAAAAAACATCATTACTCCACCGGCAGCGGATAAAAGATGGCCGGCAGTACTGGTTGCATGTGCCAGAGTTGCTTCAACATTACCCGACTGAAATGCTTGAGATGCCTTTTGACCTGAAAAATAGGCATCAACAACAGAGAACAAGACAACTGCATATGGATTTGCTTTTTTTGCCACTCTTCCGGCTGCTGTATATTTAAGTGAAGTTCTTTTGCACATATAAAACAGAAACGCTGAAGCTGATTTGACTGCGCCAGCATGGTCTTCTGTTGTTAGCTCACCACCTCCGAACCTCTCTCCCAAATACAAAGCAACACTCAACCCATCAAGAACAGCTCCCATCGACTCAAGTGCAAATTCCACCTTGTCGATTCTCTTCAATTTATTAAGGGTATTTCGGTCAACTTGATACCGTTCAAACAGAATACTTTCTCCCTTGTGGGCTTTATCAAACTCTGCAAGGTATTCACTTTCGCTTATAATTTCTGTAATTGGCTCAATATCAACCCCAAGCCCCTCTCTAAAGAGCCGCAAAACAAAGTTTTTCTTTGTGGCGATATCGACTTGGTGGCTTGTGACATATGTTTTGCCTATAGCAGTCACCACTTTTACATAATTTGAGGAGATATCGTGAAGCTCTTTTCCGGTTGCAATTATCCCTTTTTCACTGAGAACCGGATGATCCCCCGAAAAATGCCGGAGAAGACGATCATTTCCATCCTCAAACTCATCAAGCCGCTCTATGGATCCAAGAAGATATCCCCAGGCAGTTCCCGACTCCTCTGGTTCATATACTGCCGCAATATCCTCCTCTACCCCGTCCCAGCCCTCAGAGCACAGGCATTCGAAAACCTTATTCGCTTCACGGCTTACTTTAAGATAAGCGCCCCTGTGCGCATGAAGCCTATTTGACAACCACCCCCTGAATTGCCGGCCATCATCACGTAACCGATTGGAAAGAGAGCTGTTCCACTGGGCATTGTCTTGTCCTCCGGTAAGTGCCTGAATGACTAAACCAGCTGTTAGCTGCATCATCTGACACCTCGTCTGCTCTTCACTGCTTTCAAATGATATGGTACCATCTTCATCTTTTTCAACATTCGTATCAAATCTTACAGCCTTATAATGATCGAGCGCACCCTGAAAAGCCTTGTTGGCCCCGCATGCCTGAGAAAGAAGATCACGCACCGCAATTACAAGCGTATTCCTCTCAAGCCCCTCCGTAGCGGGATCTGCGGTGCTGGTTATATCATTTTGAAACTGCACACGTTCAGGAATCCACGTCAACCCCATAGTAGATGCTGTCCCTACCTTGTAACACCTTTTCCAGGGTTCTCTGCTAATCTCCAGTACTCTTTTCCAGGTAAGTTGAAAAGGCGATGCACCAACATAACACGAAAGGTTATCCCCATGAATACGCAATTTAAGCTCAATTTGATTATCTGCGCAGTTACCCGGCATGCGGAAATCGTTACCCCTTTGGGACATAAGATCTACCTGATGGGCTTTTCCCTGATGATCAAAATAATACTCACCATCAAGCCATCCCTCACCAGGCTTTTCTTCCCTTTCTGCGAAAACATAGACCCAACGATCTTTTAAATGCTGAATTCGCTCCTGCCGTATCTCACCCTCATGTCCCATCCGTTGAATATAGTAAGTATAGTTTTCTCTTATCGCGGCTTTAACCAGAAAGGTAAGTGGATTATATTTCTTTTTATCCCTCTTGTCCCATCTAAAAGGTGGTATTAGGACATATGAATGCCCTCCCCTTACAATATCAAGCTCATAACTTTGACCCTCTGTAAGCCCATAAAATTCCAGAGTAAGTTGCCCGTCTCCCTCAACTGTGTCATCCGACACGGTACGTTGGACGGCATAGCAGCCATCCTCTCTTTCTGTTTCATAAAGCAGATATGTATCATCCTTAGCTTGTGGATCATTCGGATCGATAGCCAATGATACCGTCAGATGAGCCACTGGTCGGTAATATTCCATCTCCTTCCATACATCCAGCTCAGACCAGGTACACTCATCCACTATACCGTCACTTTCTTTTGAAAAAGTCGGCTCAACATCAATAAGATCATGTCCCTTAGCTCTTTTCTCCTTACGAGCACAATCCTGAAAAAGAGTAACAGCTTCATGCGTTTTGTTACCAAAATCCCCATCTACCGGTCCTACTTCATCAAACCCATAATCCAACAACAACTGCTGAAGCTTTTTAACATCTTCCCCCGCAATATAGCCATCCCCATCAACTGTTCTGAAAGAATACTTTGAAACTGCCATACAATCATAATGGCCGCGCCTAAGAATTGGTCTCTCCGGTGGCATTTGAAGCACCGGGCTTTTATCAATGACATTTTCACCACGAGAATGAGATATGTTTTTTACAAAGTATTTTACAGGAGTCCGCGGATTCTCTTTGCAGGTATTATAATGTTGAAGATTAGCATACCATAAATGTTCTATCTCCAATGTGGCAACATCATCCTCAATAAACCCTTCTACCACCTGAGCAAGATCCTCCTCCCGGTCGTTGAAGATTGCAAATAACTTTCCCCGGACCTTTGCTCTTATGGTGTTTTTAAGATACTCCGTTTTTACTTCAAGAAAGCACTTTTCGTTATATTCAAACCCCTTGGGTCCCGGCTTCCACTCAGCAGAGATGAGCCGGACTTCAGGTTCATGCTCCTCCTCATCATCCCTTCCATCACCCTCTACTCCTGTAACAAATTTTGGCTCGGTCTCAGAGTCATCATTCTCTACTTTTTGTTCTTTCCTTTTTACCGGAGGCGGGGCAACACTCCAGTCAAGATCAGAATGAGTTAAGGTCATAGTGTATATTCCTGTTTAGGTAGAAGCGTTTAAGTAACTTTGCAGTTATTCAGAGATTATCACATACAGGTGTTAAATTAAGATAATTTACTGTACTAAGCATGGTAAAGTAATTGTTGCTTTTTTAATTACAGAAGATTTTGATTAACATTGAAACGAGTGGTTTTTATATCTTAAGTTGAGTTGTCCTTTTCATCTCTTTTTTTAAGGAATGCTCTGTCGGGAAAACCGCTCTGAGAGTTACATTCGGCTGACAACGTTGATGTTATTAGTCATTAACAATTCCTGTACAGGATGATAGCTACTGCGAAGATGCGTCAAAAAGTCCCTTTCGGGGCCGGGTTCAAGAGTTTTGTACAGTATGTCTGATTATTGACTCATCTAACGTACCTACTCCACTACATTTGGCAGACCGATTCTTAATCGCACAAGTGTGCTTAAGTCTTATGAGTCTTAATTTTTACTTTTCATTTGAACCCAACAACAATTCTATTTATTTTGATAAAGGCTGGATATGTGGTTACCGCCTCCTGAATGGATTTAATTAGACTGTATTACATCCTGAAGCCGACTGCACAGGTCAAAGTTAGAAATATACGTTTTAAACAGCTCAAGCAAGAGGAGTCGAGAGTAATTACCCGATAGTAAGAGGAAGTCGATACCCAATTGGTGTATATCACACATCGCACAGGGTCCGACAGCGAAGATGTGCAAAAGGAGAGGTTCTGTTTATTCTGTACAGATTTCGAAAAACGCCTTAATCTTTCATAACGCCGAAATAACAAACCACTAGTATTGAATGGCATGGTTTCGAAACATTTTCACATAAGGATCTAAGCAATGTTCTATGAGTATACAGTTCAAGATGGTGATACATTGTCCAAAATAGCTAAACGTTACTATGGAGATGTGTCATACTATAAGGATCTGGCAGAATTCAACAGAATAGCAGATCCAGATCTCATTAAAATTGGCCAAAAGATTGATTTACCACATTATTTTGCCAAGTTTGAGAAAACTGTAATCGAATGCAACAAACCTGTGATTTGTTTGAGCCCCTGCCTAGCAAAGAATGATGTAAGCAGCGAAATGCATGATATCGAACTATGGGTTAACTCCGGAGCCGATATTCGAAAGGTTAAAGGAAACGGAACCCTTGGCATAGTCCCCTCCCTTAAGAAATCACGTACGATTGAATGTAGATCAACTAATGGAGCTGCAATGAAGTGGTTGAGCTCTGGTTACCATACCGCAGAGATCTCGGGTCCAGTATTGAAATCTAATATTAGCTCCTGGGGGCACAATCCAGTAAACCTTAAGCCCTGGTTCCCTAATGATAACCCTCGTATATGCACAATTAAAGCCCGTTGTGAAAACGGTCTTGAAAAGAGCGCTGTCCTTGAGGTGTACCGGGGTAATGAAGTTTCCCACGAAATTGATTTTTCAAAATCACCTTTTTGTAAGGGTCTAAAACAGGTTTTCGATGAACTTGATGAGTTAATAAAGGAACTGACCGGACATGTAATCGAAATTCGATTCGCTGTGGGAACTATAGCCTATAAGGCGGGGTTCAAGGAAGCCCAAAGGCGCCCGGAAGTGTTCTTTGGCTATAAATTCAATGGTGGGCTAAATCCTGTTTTTTCGGTCACCTACAAATATCCTTTCGGGCTGAACAAAATAATGCCCGGGCCCCTGAAACGTTTCGGTGATAGTCTTAAGTTTTTTCTTTTTGTAGGAGGTGCCTTTAACCTAAATTTCAACTACTATCGTGACAGTATTGACAATAAAGGGGCTGAGCTCGAAGCCGAATTTAGTCTTCAATTCGGTATTGAAGGAAGCGCCTCGATAAAATTTGGAAATAGAAAAATCCTTGACGCCAAACTTCAGGGTGACTCCGGAGTAGGAAGTAATTTTGGACCTGTTGTTGACCAGAAGGGGCTTGGAATAACAACCAATATGTGGTGGGATGGGATCTCAATCAAAGGCCACATTCTGGCCTTTGATGGCATGTACAAATATAAAAAGTCAATAACTCTCATAGATAAAAAAAATCTGCTTAGAAATGGTATGTTTTATTTTGTAGAATTCGATGAGGAGCCAAATTAGAATGAGAATAGATAATCAAACGATAATGCTTGGGACAGCTGTAGTAAGTGTATTGTATATCATTTTTCTGATTATGTTCAGATCAGATTTTGCCATAAATTCTGTGAGCGTTCGTATAGCCAGACCTTCCAATTTTGAAGAACTCAAAGCAACGGTTCAGGAGTTGACCATTCGTTTCACTCACTCTGGAGGTGGTT is part of the Chitinispirillales bacterium ANBcel5 genome and harbors:
- a CDS encoding RNA polymerase sigma factor RpoD/SigA — protein: MNKPILPTAEESSLAHYLKEIGRLQPLSSEKEAELAAKIKKGEQTALDQLVKANLRFVVSVARNYQNQGLSLCDLINEGNMGLVRAARRFDEKKNFRFISYAVWWIRQAILQSLAEHSRIMRLPLNRAGAIHKINKTQIELEQRFNRVPDIEEIARELSISETAVRETISIANRHISLDAPVRDNDGSTLLDLLGNQLEGNSPEDKIQALSLNEEIRRMLDTLTEREREIIKLYFGIGHEAAFTLDEIGRRFNITRERVRQIKSKALSRLKSSPTMQVLKSRS
- a CDS encoding peptidoglycan-binding domain-containing protein; this encodes MTLTHSDLDWSVAPPPVKRKEQKVENDDSETEPKFVTGVEGDGRDDEEEHEPEVRLISAEWKPGPKGFEYNEKCFLEVKTEYLKNTIRAKVRGKLFAIFNDREEDLAQVVEGFIEDDVATLEIEHLWYANLQHYNTCKENPRTPVKYFVKNISHSRGENVIDKSPVLQMPPERPILRRGHYDCMAVSKYSFRTVDGDGYIAGEDVKKLQQLLLDYGFDEVGPVDGDFGNKTHEAVTLFQDCARKEKRAKGHDLIDVEPTFSKESDGIVDECTWSELDVWKEMEYYRPVAHLTVSLAIDPNDPQAKDDTYLLYETEREDGCYAVQRTVSDDTVEGDGQLTLEFYGLTEGQSYELDIVRGGHSYVLIPPFRWDKRDKKKYNPLTFLVKAAIRENYTYYIQRMGHEGEIRQERIQHLKDRWVYVFAEREEKPGEGWLDGEYYFDHQGKAHQVDLMSQRGNDFRMPGNCADNQIELKLRIHGDNLSCYVGASPFQLTWKRVLEISREPWKRCYKVGTASTMGLTWIPERVQFQNDITSTADPATEGLERNTLVIAVRDLLSQACGANKAFQGALDHYKAVRFDTNVEKDEDGTISFESSEEQTRCQMMQLTAGLVIQALTGGQDNAQWNSSLSNRLRDDGRQFRGWLSNRLHAHRGAYLKVSREANKVFECLCSEGWDGVEEDIAAVYEPEESGTAWGYLLGSIERLDEFEDGNDRLLRHFSGDHPVLSEKGIIATGKELHDISSNYVKVVTAIGKTYVTSHQVDIATKKNFVLRLFREGLGVDIEPITEIISESEYLAEFDKAHKGESILFERYQVDRNTLNKLKRIDKVEFALESMGAVLDGLSVALYLGERFGGGELTTEDHAGAVKSASAFLFYMCKRTSLKYTAAGRVAKKANPYAVVLFSVVDAYFSGQKASQAFQSGNVEATLAHATSTAGHLLSAAGGVMMFFPLTAPVGLGLVVTGMVIGAGGSFWLGSLADNEVTNFLVNSPWGTRGNNSLPISELENNLQEYITYLNRKAE
- a CDS encoding LysM domain-containing protein, which codes for MFYEYTVQDGDTLSKIAKRYYGDVSYYKDLAEFNRIADPDLIKIGQKIDLPHYFAKFEKTVIECNKPVICLSPCLAKNDVSSEMHDIELWVNSGADIRKVKGNGTLGIVPSLKKSRTIECRSTNGAAMKWLSSGYHTAEISGPVLKSNISSWGHNPVNLKPWFPNDNPRICTIKARCENGLEKSAVLEVYRGNEVSHEIDFSKSPFCKGLKQVFDELDELIKELTGHVIEIRFAVGTIAYKAGFKEAQRRPEVFFGYKFNGGLNPVFSVTYKYPFGLNKIMPGPLKRFGDSLKFFLFVGGAFNLNFNYYRDSIDNKGAELEAEFSLQFGIEGSASIKFGNRKILDAKLQGDSGVGSNFGPVVDQKGLGITTNMWWDGISIKGHILAFDGMYKYKKSITLIDKKNLLRNGMFYFVEFDEEPN